One genomic window of Sphingopyxis sp. OPL5 includes the following:
- a CDS encoding MarR family winged helix-turn-helix transcriptional regulator codes for MPASPDTASDLDDISFLGRLSEALSTRIEEQTRPLFDAAGIVVPVRSCSLLTALGEAGEASAAELARTLGQSHQLVMQKCPALLRLGLVTQHPDPGDARRKMFRLTDAGRDQLARIDAYSERISDVYRTLFEEVGDVHGAILRALNALEARPLSERARE; via the coding sequence ATGCCCGCCTCCCCTGATACCGCGTCCGATCTCGACGACATCTCGTTCCTCGGCCGCCTCAGCGAAGCGCTGAGCACGCGAATCGAGGAACAGACGCGTCCGCTGTTCGACGCCGCCGGCATCGTCGTCCCGGTGCGCTCCTGCTCGCTGCTCACCGCGCTCGGCGAGGCGGGCGAGGCGTCTGCAGCCGAACTCGCACGCACGCTTGGGCAGTCGCACCAGCTGGTGATGCAGAAATGCCCGGCGCTGCTCCGCCTCGGGCTGGTCACCCAGCACCCCGACCCCGGCGACGCGCGGCGCAAGATGTTTCGGCTCACCGACGCGGGCCGCGACCAGCTTGCGCGCATCGACGCCTATAGCGAGCGGATCAGCGACGTGTATCGCACGCTCTTCGAAGAGGTTGGCGATGTTCATGGCGCGATATTGAGAGCGCTGAACGCGCTCGAGGCAAGGCCGCTCAGCGAACGCGCCAGAGAATAA
- a CDS encoding S41 family peptidase, with the protein MKTKRWTILLAATTAWLVTPAMADEAPLTAADKRAVVEQLGATLEANYVFPDKAKTIAATLRRNLDAGAYDAAADRRKLASELTDDLIAASNDLHFSVGVDPEWVADYAAKQDPARAAALREQDRRDEARTNFGFTGLRYLDGNIAYVDLSHFADPELGYDAAAAAMRFVENGDAVIYDLRYNNGGYLEMAQLLASQLFPGDKDQELFDYDYNLDGRRVARGQWVLPALPAKRLTGKPVYVLTGSTSFSAAEWFAYTLKKLGRATLVGERTAGGAHPVDRKPVGTDFFLQVPIGQIRDPVDRGDFEGQGVTPDHLVPSADALAVAHRLALTDLAKADPAKQAEADWLAPMLAPRPAPTAAALKAIAGRYEGRRIDLVDGKLLYTWRERLRLTLEPLGGDLLAIEGVRDFRFRIARKGGKIVALTRIDRDGTTTDYARLP; encoded by the coding sequence ATGAAGACCAAGCGTTGGACCATCCTCCTTGCTGCCACGACCGCATGGCTCGTCACGCCGGCCATGGCCGACGAAGCTCCGCTGACCGCCGCCGACAAACGCGCCGTCGTCGAACAGCTGGGCGCGACGCTCGAGGCGAATTATGTCTTTCCCGACAAGGCGAAGACGATCGCCGCGACGCTGCGTCGCAATCTCGACGCCGGCGCCTATGATGCGGCGGCCGACCGGCGCAAGCTGGCGAGCGAGCTCACCGACGACCTGATCGCCGCCAGCAACGACCTGCATTTTTCGGTCGGGGTCGATCCCGAATGGGTCGCCGACTATGCCGCAAAGCAGGACCCGGCGCGCGCCGCCGCGCTGCGCGAACAAGACCGCCGCGACGAGGCGCGAACCAATTTCGGCTTCACCGGACTGCGCTACCTCGACGGCAATATCGCCTATGTCGACCTGTCGCATTTCGCCGACCCCGAACTCGGCTACGACGCCGCCGCGGCGGCAATGCGTTTCGTCGAGAATGGCGACGCCGTGATCTATGACCTGCGCTACAACAATGGCGGTTATCTGGAGATGGCGCAGTTGCTCGCGAGCCAGCTGTTCCCCGGCGACAAGGACCAGGAGCTGTTCGATTATGATTACAACCTCGACGGTCGCCGCGTCGCGCGCGGCCAATGGGTGCTCCCCGCGCTGCCCGCCAAGCGGCTGACCGGCAAGCCCGTCTATGTCCTCACCGGTTCGACCAGCTTCTCCGCCGCCGAATGGTTCGCCTATACGCTCAAGAAGCTCGGCCGCGCGACGCTGGTCGGCGAGCGCACCGCGGGCGGCGCGCATCCGGTCGACCGCAAGCCCGTCGGCACCGACTTCTTCCTGCAGGTCCCGATCGGCCAGATCCGCGATCCCGTCGACCGCGGCGATTTCGAGGGACAGGGCGTGACCCCCGACCATCTCGTCCCCTCCGCCGACGCGCTCGCCGTCGCGCACCGCCTCGCGCTCACCGACCTCGCCAAAGCCGATCCGGCGAAACAGGCCGAAGCCGACTGGCTCGCGCCGATGCTCGCCCCACGCCCCGCGCCGACCGCCGCAGCGCTGAAAGCGATCGCCGGCCGTTATGAAGGCCGGCGCATCGACCTGGTCGATGGCAAATTGCTCTATACCTGGCGCGAACGGCTCCGCCTCACGCTCGAACCGCTGGGCGGCGACCTGCTGGCGATCGAAGGGGTGCGCGACTTCCGCTTTCGCATCGCGCGCAAAGGCGGCAAGATCGTCGCGCTCACCCGCATCGACCGCGACGGAACGACGACCGACTATGCCCGCCTCCCCTGA
- a CDS encoding acyl-CoA thioesterase — translation MKSFTLSLTATPDSIDELGHVNNAVWVQWIQQVATGHWDAAAPPSHKDAYIWVVVRHEIDYLRALGPGETVTARTWVADKPQGAKFDRFMEFTGADGKVHVRARTVWALLDKASGRPLRVTAEVVAPFLGPEA, via the coding sequence ATGAAATCCTTCACCCTCTCCCTCACCGCCACCCCCGACAGCATCGACGAGCTCGGCCATGTCAACAATGCCGTCTGGGTCCAGTGGATCCAGCAGGTCGCGACCGGCCATTGGGACGCCGCGGCGCCGCCATCGCATAAGGACGCCTATATCTGGGTCGTGGTGCGCCACGAGATCGATTACCTCCGCGCGCTCGGCCCCGGCGAGACGGTGACCGCGCGGACGTGGGTCGCCGACAAGCCGCAGGGGGCGAAGTTCGACCGCTTCATGGAATTCACCGGCGCCGACGGCAAAGTCCATGTCCGCGCGCGCACCGTGTGGGCGCTGCTCGACAAGGCAAGCGGCCGACCGCTGCGCGTGACGGCGGAGGTGGTGGCGCCGTTCCTCGGTCCGGAAGCGTGA
- a CDS encoding GNAT family N-acetyltransferase, translated as MTLSIRPATSDDAAAIWAIIEPTIRAGETYTLDRDMPEAEALAYWFAADKAVFVAEEDGFILGTYYLRANQAGGGAHVCNCGYMTGAAATGRGVARAMALHSFEQAKVRGFRAMQFNFVVASNARAVGLWQSLGFDIVGRLPGAFDHPARGFVDALVMFRAL; from the coding sequence GTGACGCTTTCGATCCGCCCCGCCACGTCCGACGATGCCGCGGCGATCTGGGCGATTATCGAACCGACGATCCGCGCGGGCGAGACCTATACGCTCGACCGCGACATGCCTGAGGCCGAAGCGCTCGCTTACTGGTTCGCGGCGGACAAGGCGGTGTTCGTCGCCGAGGAGGACGGCTTCATCCTCGGCACCTATTATCTCCGCGCCAACCAGGCGGGTGGCGGGGCGCATGTCTGCAATTGCGGCTATATGACCGGCGCCGCCGCGACCGGGCGCGGGGTGGCGCGGGCGATGGCGCTGCATTCGTTCGAGCAGGCAAAGGTGCGCGGCTTTCGCGCGATGCAGTTCAACTTCGTCGTCGCGAGCAACGCCCGCGCGGTCGGGCTGTGGCAATCTTTGGGGTTCGACATCGTCGGGCGGTTGCCGGGGGCGTTCGACCATCCGGCGCGGGGCTTTGTCGATGCGCTGGTGATGTTTCGGGCGCTGTGA
- a CDS encoding RrF2 family transcriptional regulator — protein MNRDSRLSGVLHVLLHMAEHQTPMTSEQLARAMQTNPVVIRRILGGLRDAGFVHSEKGHGGGWTIARDLSAITMRDVYDAIGRPGLMAMGNRSEAPGCLVEQAVNAALDPAFRDAEGLLLDRFAGVTLAQLSADFHARMAERSHLAQEHSHG, from the coding sequence ATGAATCGAGACAGCCGACTCTCGGGCGTCCTGCACGTCCTGCTCCACATGGCGGAGCATCAAACGCCGATGACGTCGGAACAGCTCGCCAGAGCGATGCAGACCAACCCGGTCGTCATCCGCCGCATCCTCGGCGGGCTGCGCGACGCGGGGTTCGTGCATAGCGAAAAGGGCCATGGCGGCGGCTGGACAATCGCGCGCGATCTGTCGGCCATCACGATGCGCGACGTCTATGATGCGATCGGCCGCCCCGGGCTGATGGCAATGGGCAATCGCAGCGAGGCGCCCGGCTGCCTCGTCGAACAAGCGGTCAACGCCGCGCTCGACCCCGCCTTTCGCGATGCCGAGGGCTTGCTCCTTGATCGTTTCGCCGGCGTCACGCTGGCGCAGCTCAGCGCCGATTTCCACGCGCGCATGGCGGAGCGATCCCATCTTGCACAGGAGCATAGTCATGGCTGA
- a CDS encoding GNAT family N-acetyltransferase, protein MTDTLLALSTDRCRIAPLHADDAAALAAITDASVTAQVHFLPTPFTEADARALIAGSGGGDVFHAVRDRGEGRLQGVIGVHRRDAREVEVGYWFAAAARGRGLATEAVNAVVREIAGSRPGAAIVAECHPDNERSRALLRRVGFLATGQIGRRPGRVLMKWRPGSGIDVC, encoded by the coding sequence ATGACCGATACATTGCTTGCCCTCTCGACCGACCGGTGCCGTATCGCACCGCTCCACGCCGACGATGCCGCCGCGCTCGCCGCGATCACCGATGCGTCGGTGACGGCGCAGGTACATTTCCTGCCAACGCCCTTCACCGAGGCCGATGCCCGCGCGCTGATCGCCGGGTCGGGCGGCGGCGATGTGTTCCATGCGGTGCGCGACCGCGGCGAGGGACGGCTGCAGGGCGTGATCGGCGTCCACCGCCGCGACGCGCGCGAGGTCGAGGTCGGTTACTGGTTCGCTGCCGCGGCGCGCGGTCGGGGTTTGGCAACCGAGGCGGTCAATGCGGTGGTGCGCGAAATTGCCGGCTCGCGCCCGGGGGCGGCGATCGTGGCCGAATGCCATCCGGACAATGAACGGTCGCGCGCGCTGCTGCGGCGCGTCGGTTTCCTCGCGACGGGGCAGATCGGACGGCGGCCGGGCCGGGTGCTGATGAAATGGCGCCCGGGATCGGGGATCGACGTGTGCTGA
- a CDS encoding VOC family protein: METQLLHRGRLIDHIQLVVADLKASRTFYDAIFDALGVPIGGAGEDYFWIDELFVSTADSDAAQGKLTGRHHLAFQAADRAMVDAFYNAGLAAGGTDHGAPGERPYHPGYYAAFLLDPDGNNIEAVYHGDHERSALSVEIRF; the protein is encoded by the coding sequence ATGGAAACGCAATTGCTGCACCGCGGCCGGCTGATCGACCATATCCAGTTGGTGGTCGCCGACCTCAAGGCGAGCCGGACTTTTTACGACGCGATCTTCGACGCGCTCGGGGTGCCGATCGGCGGCGCGGGCGAGGATTATTTCTGGATCGACGAATTGTTCGTCTCGACCGCCGACAGCGACGCCGCGCAGGGCAAGCTGACAGGGCGGCACCATCTGGCTTTCCAAGCCGCCGATCGCGCGATGGTCGACGCCTTTTACAACGCGGGGCTGGCGGCAGGCGGCACTGACCATGGCGCGCCGGGCGAGCGACCCTATCACCCCGGCTATTACGCGGCCTTCCTGCTCGACCCCGACGGCAACAATATCGAAGCGGTCTATCATGGGGACCATGAGCGAAGCGCGCTGTCGGTGGAGATCCGTTTCTAG
- a CDS encoding class I SAM-dependent methyltransferase: MAEGAQHFLDSFKDPAAVARYTEGPRRFVPGLDALHRMTGLLLAERVPADAHILVLGAGGGLELKALADAYPGWTFTGVDPAGAMLRLAAQTLGANADRAELVEGVIDDAPAGPFDGAVCLLTLHFLATDERIRTVSEIRRRLKPGAPFVAAHGSFPQGAGERDRWLDRYAAFAIASGGDPDQVAKGREAVATHVAMLSPEADEAVLRAAGFTGVEQFYAAFTWRGWVGYV, translated from the coding sequence ATGGCTGAAGGCGCGCAACATTTCCTCGACAGCTTCAAGGATCCGGCCGCGGTCGCGCGCTACACCGAAGGGCCGCGGCGTTTCGTCCCCGGCCTCGACGCGCTGCACCGCATGACCGGCCTGCTGCTCGCCGAGCGCGTGCCCGCTGATGCGCATATCCTCGTGCTCGGCGCGGGCGGCGGACTTGAGCTGAAGGCGCTGGCCGACGCCTATCCCGGCTGGACCTTCACCGGCGTCGATCCCGCCGGCGCGATGCTGCGCCTGGCCGCGCAGACGCTTGGCGCGAACGCCGATCGCGCAGAGCTGGTCGAGGGCGTGATCGACGACGCCCCCGCCGGCCCCTTCGACGGCGCGGTGTGCCTGCTCACCCTCCACTTCCTCGCAACCGATGAACGCATCCGCACCGTGTCGGAAATCCGCCGCCGCCTGAAACCCGGCGCGCCGTTTGTCGCCGCGCATGGCAGCTTCCCGCAAGGCGCGGGCGAGCGCGACCGCTGGCTCGACCGCTATGCCGCCTTCGCCATCGCGTCGGGCGGCGATCCCGATCAGGTCGCAAAGGGCCGCGAGGCGGTCGCCACCCATGTCGCGATGCTCAGCCCCGAGGCCGACGAAGCCGTGCTGCGCGCGGCGGGCTTCACCGGGGTCGAGCAATTCTACGCCGCCTTCACCTGGCGCGGCTGGGTGGGCTATGTCTGA